A stretch of Malus sylvestris chromosome 11, drMalSylv7.2, whole genome shotgun sequence DNA encodes these proteins:
- the LOC126591474 gene encoding protein ALP1-like, producing MSSSSSSKMMWEIEQEEEELFNQSQGMFNVRDWAQNEMEEDDERRRRDDESRMAGASQSRRVVQAVAHICRPNRAVNIDRNRQRRGQELLDDYFVRNSAFPETYFRRRFRMERHLFNKIMGAVCNHDSYFVQKPDAFGAMGLLPQQKITAALRMLAYGAAADQVDEITRMGQSTILESLMRFCSAIESIYTAEYLRRPTHMDLQRLLKKGEMRGFPGMIGSIDCMHWTWKNCPSAWQGAYGDRKGSKSIILEAVASFDTWIWHAFFGVPGAQNDLNVLAQSPVFNDVLQGNAPKVTYEVNGRMYDGPYYLADGIYPRWSTFVKTVPRPRSAKEKHFARCQEGCRKDVERCFGILQARWAIIRGAARLFDVESLRSIMMTCIILHNMIVEDEYDYEAVDEYEPDTMNNSRTRIYCAHDATDEPVQHEPLERDGRYNERIIQRYTALQRSNMHNARQLDLIEHQWELRGADDT from the coding sequence atgtcttcttcttcttcttcaaagatgatgtgggaaatcgagcaagaagaggaagaattgtttaaccaatcacaAGGAATGTTCAATGTTAGGGATTGggcccaaaatgagatggaagaggatgacgaGCGTAGACGGAGAGATGACGAATCAAGAATGGCAGGAGCCTCACAATCCCGTCGAGTCGTCCAAGCTGTGGCTCATATCTGCAGGCCCAACCGTGCTGTAAACATTGATAGAAACAGGCAACGACGAGGTCAGGAgctcttggacgattattttgtccgtaacagtgcattccctgaAACATACTtccgacgtcgttttagaatggaacgacatttgttcaacaaaatcatgggcgctgtttgcaaccatgattcttactttgtgcaaaagccggatgcttttggtgctatgggtctcctgcctcagcaaaaaattactgctgccttgcggatgcttgcatatggagcagctgcagaccaagtggacgagataacgaggatgggacaatcaaccattcttgagtccctcATGAGGTTTTGTTCggcaatcgaatctatctacaccgcagagtacctccggaGACCTACTCatatggacttgcaaaggcttctgaagaaaggcgagatgcgaggttttccagggatgattggaagcattgattgtatgcactggacttggaaaaactgtccaagtgcatggcaaggcgcttatggggacagaaaaggatcaaaaagtatcattttggaggcggtggcatcttttgatacatggatttggcacgcctttttcggggttccgggagctcaaaatgacctcaacgtccttgcccaatccccagtgttcaacgatgtcctgcaaggaaatgcaccaaaagtcacgtatgaGGTCAATGGACGTATGtacgacgggccatactacctagctgatggcatttacccaaggtggtcaacatttgtcaaaacagtgccacgtccgcgcagtgcaaaggaaaaacactttgcaagatgtcaagaagggtgcaggaaggatgtggagcgttgtttcggtatcctccaagctcgctgggcgatcatcaggggtgctgccagattgtttgatgtagagtcgcttcgatccatcatgatgacgtgcatcattcttcacaacatgattgtggaagatgagtacgattatgaagccgttgatgaatatgagccagacacgatgaacaattcaagaacacgtatatattgtgctcatgacgccaccgatgagcccgtgcaacatgagccattagaaagggatggacgttacaatgaaaggatcatccaacgatatactgcacttcaaaggtcaaatatgcacaatgcccgccaacttgacttgatagagcaccagtgggaatTGAGGGGTGCTGACGATACTTAA
- the LOC126591476 gene encoding cyclin-dependent protein kinase inhibitor SMR9-like gives MTPAARTRSKTKTTREAKTKTTHFKKKLVRPKITTHQEFASPKTSPSNSSSVVCNDAPKIEGGIDEFEAVDDVSTASACSTPKAQRFRIPEIVTCPPAPKKKRAISSNCLFRRSPIAFFAPPDLELFFCFANGGISV, from the coding sequence ATGACTCCAGCTGCAAGAACAAGATCAAAGACAAAAACAACAAGAGaggcaaaaacaaaaacaacccaTTTCAAGAAGAAGCTTGTCCGGCCAAAGATTACTACTCATCAAGAATTTGCATCTCCGAAGACTTCGCCTTCGAATTCATCCTCCGTGGTCTGCAACGATGCTCCGAAGATTGAAGGCGGCATAGATGAGTTCGAGGCTGTTGACGATGTGTCTACGGCAAGCGCCTGCTCCACTCCGAAAGCTCAGAGATTCCGGATACCGGAGATTGTAACCTGTCCACCGGCGCCTAAGAAGAAAAGAGCTATTTCATCAAATTGCTTGTTTCGGAGATCTCCAATCGCCTTCTTTGCTCCGCCGGACTTGGAGCTCTTCTTCTGCTTTGCAAATGGCGGTATTTCAGTTTAA
- the LOC126591475 gene encoding uncharacterized protein LOC126591475 encodes MTTQPGTNWTLLEDVALCTSWVQVTHDSITGNEMQLREMWSLIHTNYLEKMGGQRTKESMSSRWKLLSQSFSTWRDALAQASGNLRSGENLTDQELQAQAWYGAKTKSKNKTFTRFECWNIVKDCPKFRVVHVGPEVFMNSTPLHSTPEHASHDHDEDDEEVPETPPVEQASGSTRYPIRPQGKKASKRKGNASKNDYAKYMEDLARQGELNLAREMAKFEADKAREDAKAAAFERKFEADERERELLRQEREHRREERMAERDRDIMKEPLEGKSPDSKYFWKSEKADVLRRRRAREARARGDGPSTTREDYPSMTREDHPSTTNWLGDGYHPFTNP; translated from the exons atgactactcaaccaggtacgaattggacgcttcttgaagatgttgcgttgtgtactagttgggttcaagttactcatgattcgattacgggtaatgagatgcagttgcgagaaatgtggagtcttattcataccaattatcttgagaaaatgggtgggcaaagaactaaggaatcgatgtccagtcgttggaaattacttagtcaatcgtttagtacgtggagagacgccttggcacaagctagtggtaatcttcgaagtggggaaaatttaacggatcag gaacttcaagcacaagcttggtatggtgccaaaaccaaaagcaaaaacaaaacattcacccggtttgaatgttggaatattgtcaaagattgtcctaaatttagagttgtgcatgtcggtccagaagttttcatgaacagcacccctctacactctacaccTGAGCATGCCTCGCATGatcatgatgaagatgatgaagaagtgcctgaaacgccccccgttgaacaagcgtcggggtcaacccgttatccaattaggcctcaaggtaagaaggcttcaaagagaaaaggtaatgcttccaagaatgattatgcaaagtatatggaagatcttgcccgccaaggtgaattgaatttggcccgggaaatggctaaatttgaggctgataaggctagagaggatgcaaaagctgcagcttttgagagaaaatttgaagctgatgagagagaaagagaactacttcggcaagaaagggaacatagaagagaagaaagaatggctgaacgagatcgtgacattatgaaggagcctttagaagggaagtctccagactctaaatatttttggaagtcagAGAAAGCGGATGTGTtgcgaaggaggcgtgcaagagaagcgagagcaagaggagatggtcctagcaccacAAGAGAAGATTATCCTAGCAtgacaagagaagatcatcctagcaccacaaattggttaggtgatgGTTATCATCCATTCACgaacccataa